The following are encoded together in the Anoplopoma fimbria isolate UVic2021 breed Golden Eagle Sablefish chromosome 13, Afim_UVic_2022, whole genome shotgun sequence genome:
- the ppef2a gene encoding serine/threonine-protein phosphatase with EF-hands 2 has protein sequence SFRLSALPHAAVKSIRSAVLIQRWYRQYVARTEMRRRYTWHIFQSIEYSGEQAQIKLYNFLGYLMDNFTPASNERNLISHIFRENEVCRDAEWERYFCYKNIEVPEIYSGPHLTFPLTVEQAVGLVEAFRNKKQLHSRYVLQLLLETWKQLRMLPNINRISTCHSKEITICGDLHGQLEDLLLIFYKNDMPSLEKPYVFNGDFVDRGKDSIEILIILFSFLLVYPSEVYLNRGNHEDHMVNLRYGFTKEVLTKYKMHGKRILKLLQKIFSWLPLATVIDQKVLVLHGGISDTTDLSVLARVDRHNYVSALRPPKKRHQSSAGMSIDSDMDEDLWSPNKAFQRRNSLTFLKPINRDSFQNRSLQDFSARLKVNTVDEVEVSKRRRSILNPATGRLENETTSSGSPNSVNSLTVIDEWKQILDLLWSDPMSQDGCMPNEVRGGGCYWGPDVTEDFLNRHNLQLIIRSHECKQEGYEFCHNRKVLTLFSASNYYEVGSNRGAYVKLGPDLVPYLVQYQASSMIRELTVRQSVGRSERSALKVLREQVFAHKSDLICAFKKYDSNNTGRLRLNDWASAVESVMHLGLPWRMMRSQLVTAKTIDGMIDYHEWFNDLAIKGPNADHIDQSLLETLYRHRSTLETIFRIVDTDNSGFITIEDFRQTWKLLSVYLKMEITDETISDLVVTIDSNQDGSIDIDEFMEAFRLTDKKSRLERGRSMFMGTATDLTKLEGDPNI, from the exons CTATAAGATCTGCCGTCCTGATTCAGCGATGGTACCGTCAGTACGTCGCCCGCACAGAGATGAGACGGAGGTACACCTGGCACATCTTCCAGTCCATCGAATACTCTGGAGAACAGGCTCAGATAAAG CTTTATAACTTCCTCGGCTACCTAATGGACAATTTCACACCTGCAAGCAATGAAC GGAATTTGATCTCGCACATCTTCAGAGAGAACGAGGTCTGTCGGGACGCAGAGTGGGAGAGGTACTTCTGCTACAAGAACATCGAGGTGCCGGAGATCTACTCGGGACCTCACCTCACCTTCCCTCTGACGGTGGAGCAGGCGGTCGGGCTGGTGGAGGCCTTCAGGAACAAGAAG cagctgcacTCACGCTAcgtcctccagctgctgcttgAGACGTGGAAGCAGCTCCGGATGTTGCCAAATATCAACCGTATCTCCACCTGCCACAGCAAAGAAATCACTATTTGTG GTGATTTACACGGACAACTAGAAGACCTGCTGCTGATTTTCTACAAG AATGACATGCCGTCCTTGGAGAAGCCCTACGTGTTTAATGGGGACTTCGTAGACCGAGGCAAAGACTCCATTGAGATCCTCATCATCCTGTTTTCATTCCTGCTCGTTTATCCAAGTGAAGTCTACCTCAACAGAGGGAACCACGAGGACCACATGGTCAACCTGAG GTACGGCTTCACAAAGGAGGTGTTGACTAAATACAAG ATGCACGGCAAACGGATcctgaagctgctgcagaagaTTTTCAGCTGGTTGCCCTTAGCAACGGTGATCGACCAGAAGGTGCTGGTACTCCACGGCGGGATCTCCGACACCACTGACCTCAGTGTCCTCGCCAGAGTGGACAGACACAAT tatgtttcaGCACTGAGGCCTCCAAAGAAGAGACACCAGAGCTCAGCAGGGATGTCCATCGACTCGGACATGGACGAGGACCTCTGGTCCCCCAACAAGGCGTTCCAGCGTCGGAACTCCCTCACGTTTCTCAAACCCATCAACCGCGACAGCTTCCAGAACCGCTCACTGCAGGACTTCTCAGCCCGGCTCAAAGTGAACACTGTAGACGAGGTGGAGGTCAGCAAAAGGAGACGGTCCATTCTAAACCCGGCAACCGGCAGACTTGAAAATGAGACGACCTCCTCTGGGTCCCCCAACTCTGTCAACAGTCTAACTGTGATTGACGAGTGGAAACAG ATCCTGGACCTGCTGTGGAGCGACCCGATGAGCCAGGACGGCTGCATGCCCAACGAGGTGCGGGGCGGAGGATGCTACTGGGGCCCCGACGTCACCGAGGACTTCCTGAACAGACACAACCTGCAACTCATCATCCGCTCCCACGAGTGTAAACAGGAAGGTTACGAGTTCTGTCACAACCGTAAG GTCCTCACTTTGTTCTCCGCCTCCAATTACTACGAGGTGGGAAGCAACAGGGGGGCCTACGTGAAGTTGGGTCCAGACCTTGTGCCTTATTTAGTCCAATACCAGGCCAGCAGCATGATCAGAGAGCTCACCGTGAGACAAAG TGTCGGGCGATCCGAGCGCTCAGCTCTCAAAGTCCTGCGGGAGCAGGTGTTTGCGCACAAATCTGACCTCATCTGTGCCTTCAAAAAGTACGACAGCAACAATACAG GTCGCCTGCGTCTGAACGACTGGGCCTCTGCAGTGGAGAGTGTGATGCACCTCGGTCTCCCCTGGAGGATGATGCGCTCTCAGCTGGTCACCGCCAAGACCATCGACGGCATGATCGACTACCACGAGTGGTTCAATGACCTCGCCATCAAAGGACCCAACGCGGAT CACATTGACCAGAGTCTGCTTGAGACTTTGTATCGTCACCGCTCCACCTTGGAGACCATCTTCAGAATTGTAGACACCGACAACTCAG GCTTCATCACCATCGAGGACTTCCGGCAGACCTGGAAGCTGCTGAGCGTCTACCTAAAGATGGAGATCACCGACGAGACCATCTCCGACCTGGTCGTCACCATCGACAGCAACCAGGACGGCAGCATCGACATTGATGAGTTCATGGAGGCCTTCCGACTCACGGACAAGAAGAGCCGGCTGGAGCGAGGACGCAGCATGTTCATGGGGACGGCCACGGACCTCACAAAGCTGGAGGGAGACCCAAACATttga